The proteins below come from a single Papaver somniferum cultivar HN1 chromosome 11, ASM357369v1, whole genome shotgun sequence genomic window:
- the LOC113324582 gene encoding serine/threonine-protein kinase PCRK1-like, which produces MRCIQSDNGEKRNDLITTSTTRSSMPHLSYSSSTSTDDFRRLYSAFGSQNVSDISAGSSSQTPRRKHLRCPTQKSNNLRVFTLSEFKIATKNFNQLLMISEGGFGCVYRARINSSEDSRAKIDVAIKKLGKRGLQGHKEWVTEVNVLGVVDHKNLVKLVNYCNEDDERGEYVFVPQFNYASLQDRDGGLDLLASSVTWAPTSYFLRGTPVLETAYLRGAIGNSDPDSANGDPGSANGDPGS; this is translated from the exons ATGAGGTGCATTCAATCCGATAACGGGGAGAAGAGAAATGACCTGATAACTACTTCTACTACAAGGTCATCAATGCCTCATTTATCTTATAGTTCTTCTACGTCGACCGATGATTTTAGAAGACTTTATTCTGCATTTGGATCTCAAAATGTATCAGACATAAGTGCGGGGTCATCAAGCCAGACCCCAAGACGAAAACATTTACGGTGTCCAACACAAAAATCTAACAATCTTAGAGTGTTCACATTATCTGAGTTCAAGATTGCAACAAAGAATTTCAACCAGCTTCTTATGATTAGTGAGGGTGGGTTCGGGTGTGTTTACAGGGCGCGGATAAATAGTTCAGAGGATTCACGTGCTAAGATCGATGTTGCTATTAAAAAGCTTGGCAAAAGAGGATTGCAG GGGCACAAGGAGTGGGTTACAGAAGTAAATGTACTTGGAGTGGTTGACCATAAAAACCTTGTAAAATTAGTGAATTATTGTAACGAGGACGATGAGAGAG GAGAATATGTCTTTGTTCCACAATTTAATTACGCTAGCCTGCAAGACAGGGATGGAGGATTGGATCTTCTGGCGAG CTCGGTTACTTGGGCACCCACTAGTTATTTCCTTCGAGGCACCCCGGTCCTTGAGACAGCTTACCTACGCGGTGCCATCGGCAATAGTGACCCCGACTCTGCTAATGGTGACCCCGGCTCTGCTAATGGTGACCCCGGCTCATAG